Proteins encoded together in one Ciona intestinalis chromosome 3, KH, whole genome shotgun sequence window:
- the LOC108951125 gene encoding DNA-dependent protein kinase catalytic subunit-like, with the protein MARLRECLTKLQQSLLDSDYIQVEVQIKEISQLCNQRFSKQELGLYCSLLLNKSSGILLVLNKNVSLAGLKPSRDLVLTFLVTFVPRVGSYVLQYVDDLRSSCLNVFRSDGYSRNREKALQIFNKLIENRKVGINFDGDYIRELVSNNLFKELAKSASKTTSSVCCQVFQVLGSLARYFPGHMTTWSERLYEIFLRRIKLEMESTKTADLKIIEGCLLGLHGLMFTFTSAHDEEPVRCAEIYKYAKTSIMQRESLTRYAVPLAAMKIFRDHSSQFSNLLIDDYSAFFSAIEGWFHHKNWQLKHAAHMVIISFLRQVTRNISDGGTNNNSSIHLFNFFMDKFRAMLDSSRTSNKSLSVAIEGYGLFAGPCKRFLPKSEVRYMFTQMMNQCENIFLFEKVDFDDNRTHQLPTFVQSLASITKQIESKNENDKNPIGLPESYRTSLQRLSVLLIERYPKLHRKYSFLCHNALISVAAAFLEKQEILKTLLESIVYQGLVRCCAYNVVVGTGRDSYVDLTDQVVGEDDLNDILLDPRTITYRDYIPLWLALLGESEKKEVPYAVNDILMCGHRKVCHEMYTAAFVKAIVAIVDKLNLETSAENKEVIENPGLTDKLKAMNVTDFKIFVNLVDICWELLPKAVNHRRSYFLAHLPDLICFMVEKSEKYPLVSGFYKLISTLMILSIKLLYFEDEHEVAEESMEHDGIRWSHDNQQNNVKCIVQKYATQVAARCKQYKDELLTACLYFLLSLPNDVCKDILPQLIPAVQRACQLGLSYSPLSEALMSALLRWRSIFISNRKCYLDIVGCLQPYFNLSEETTNSTQNTLKLKPKSRSFAQKLMSLKELDEPARKKARNQVIRFLGSMGCSDDHGDLNEDAGLAVAPWDEDVNIQYPIPFRDLKPCIRLDKFLPRIMELATQGGERKAKISACELLHSITIYIIGRNAQISNVERSTHSMASLYKKLVPVLLQLACDVDQVCKQLFDPLIKQMIHWFTNNKKFESKDTAILLNSIMEGLVDEENATLRELCADSVREFLVWSIKQNPSAEKQVRNNAKSLFKRLHSLALHPTPMKRLGAALAFNHIYRVFREQNTLVDEFIFETLVTFINSLSLSHVDEMFIGTQKVCKQALEHIERIISVKSSMLCKPSDIRRTPRCFTNTTSITLSWIVEWLFDQCGRPQTECRHMCMHLFHEFIKLLPTEERSATSWVKRKLTKYGAGNLVKRFEWGLVNMQPVLNKEKLTIKILCGWFDHVIAAIEVYSWLFQQKILSPSIVWSGEANTSCLFKYLTYFMVNISAKSAEQLTSFSADSKGLTPKEISSFNDLKFTVVIRIMEFFSALLKNYNQEAIKVVPKSMWEQEYYIGLLTYAVVSPYVLGFTSTKETDLENLQALNTSALQAALTHLPQNKNNLLVASIAERLAGIGSLFESLPFPFGSTASHTNNAIHLITGHQTLNSCEILLRIFQEFPNKIPGANNVTSASEALIASVFDSVVKLDDSEEALTQNEVTPHNIQLGNKILQLSLHMAEAAKKKLVNCIFSNKQVATLNFDVESHRSKGILFLSTYSLAIYKELCQHPALYIPLITNHTCKADASTCNFILTGVLDYLATNRHARKQHAASVCDLILCQFDKNLKPWINTDEDTDNLNNLLTLLRKIIMLDSSVCTKPNHPCHSTVFTIYTSTISSNKLDLSFKNQVCIVCVFVFTTNQLQKL; encoded by the exons ATGGCCAGACTAAGAGAATGCTTGACTAAACTGCAGCAAAGTCTTCTTGATTCCGACTACATTCAAGTTGAAGTTCAAATAAAAGAAATCTCTCAACTTTGTAACCAAAGGTTTTCGAAGCAAGAACTAg GCTTGTACTGTTCTCTTCTGTTAAATAAAAGCTCTGGTATTCTGTTGGTGCTTAACAAGAATGTTTCACTAGCTGGG TTGAAACCTAGCCGAGATTTGGTGTTGACGTTTCTTGTGACATTTGTTCCGCGTGTGGGAAGCTACGTTCTTCAATACGTTGATGATTTGAGATCATCTTGTTTAAACGTGTTCCGCAGCGATGGTTATTCAAGGAATCGGGAAAAAGCTTTGCAGATTTTTAACAAG TTAATCGAAAACAGAAAAGTAGGCATTAATTTCGATGGTGATTATATAAGAGAATTGGTGAGCAACAATCTGTTTAAAGAACTTGCAAAATCAGCATCAAAAACCACATCTTCAG TATGTTGTCAAGTGTTTCAAGTCCTTGGTTCGCTGGCAAGATATTTCCCAGGTCACATGACAACTTGGTCTGAAAGATTGTATGAAATATTCTTAAGAAGAATAAAACTCGAG ATGGAATCAACGAAAACagcagatttaaaaataatagaagGTTGTTTGCTTGGTTTGCATGGTTTAATGTTTACATTCACATCTGCACATGATGAAGAACCTGTTAGGTGCGCtgagatttataaatatgcaaAAACCAGTATTATGCAACGTGAGAGTTTGACGAGATATGCAGTTCCGCTGG ctgCAATGAAAATATTCCGTGACCATTCGTCTCAATTTTCCAATCTGCTGATCGATGACTACTCAGCATTTTTCTCGGCAATTGAAGGTTGGTTTCACCACAAGAATTGGCAACTTAAGCACGCAGCACATATGGTCATTATCAGCTTCCTGAGACAA GTGACAAGAAATATAAGTGATGGGGGAACCAACAACAACTCTTCCATTCATCTATTTAAT ttttttatggATAAATTCCGAGCGATGTTAGATTCGAGTAGAACAAGCAATAAGTCCCTCTCGGTGGCGATAGAGGGTTATGGCTTGTTCGCTGGACCATGCAAACGGTTTCTTCCGAAATCAGAAGTCCGTTACATGTTCACTCAGATGATGAACCAAtgcgaaaatatttttctttt TGAAAAAGTTGATTTTGACGACAATCGAACACACCAACTGCCCACATTTGTCCAGTCATTGGCCagcattacaaaacaaattgaatcaaaaaatgaaaatgata AAAATCCTATTGGCTTACCTGAGTCTTACCGAACATCATTACAGAGGTTAAGTGTCCTCTTGATTGAACGTTACCCAAAACTACACAGGAAATATTCATTCTTGTGTCACAATGCACTTATTTCAGTGGCAGCTGCATTTCtggaaaaacaagaaattttaaaaacacttttggaATCCATTG TGTACCAGGGTTTGGTAAGATGCTGCGCGTACAATGTGGTGGTCGGTACTGGAAGGGATAGCTACGTTGATTTAACTGACCAAGTAGTGGGCGAGGACGACTTGAATGATATTTTACTCGACCCAAGAACCATTACTTATCGGGATTATATTCCGTTGTGGTTGGCTCTGCTAGGAGAAAGCGAGAAAAAAGAG GTGCCATATGCTGTTAATGATATTTTGATGTGCGGTCATCGAAAAGTCTGCCATGAGATGTATACGGCTGCTTTTGTGAAAGCAATCGTTGCAATTGTGGATAAACTGAACCTGGAGACAAGCGCAGAA AACAAAGAAGTTATAGAAAATCCAGGCTTAACTGACAAACTTAAAGCAATGAACGTAACTGACTTCAAAATCTTTGTAAATCTTGTTGATATATGTTGGGAGTTGTTGCCAAAAGCTGTCAACCATAGAAGGTCATATTTTCTTGCTCACTTGCCAGATCTTATCTGTTTTATGGTGGAGAAATCAGAAAA GTATCCATTAGTAAGTGGATTCTACAAGTTAATTTCTACGTTGATGATACTTTCTATCAAGTTGTTGTACTTCGAAGATGAGCATGAGGTGGCAGAGGAATCAATGGAGCATGATGGTATACGATGGTCACATGACaaccaacaaaataatgtGAAATGCATCGTACAGAAATATGCAACGCAA GTTGCTGCACGATGTAAGCAATATAAAGATGAACTACTGACTGCATGCTTGTACTTCTTATTAAGCTTACCTAATGATGTTTGCAAAGATATTCTACCACAGCTTATACCTGCTGTTCAG AGAGCTTGCCAGCTTGGTCTAAGTTACTCTCCGTTATCAGAAGCTCTCATGTCAGCTTTGCTAAGATGGAGatcaatatttatttctaaCAGAAAATGTTATCTAGATATAGTTGGATGTTTGCAACCGTACTTTAATCTCAGTGAAG AGACGACAAACAGCACTCAAAACACTTTAAAGTTGAAACCAAAATCAAGATCTTTTGCACAAAAGCTCATGTCATTAAAGGAACTAGATGAACCAGCAAGAAAAAAG GCAAGAAATCAAGTCATTCGTTTCTTGGGAAGCATGGGGTGTAGTGATGATCATGGAGATTTGAATGAAGATGCAGGTCTTGCTGTTGCTCCATGGGATGAGGATGTCAACATCCAATATCCCATCCCATTCCGTGATCTGAAACCATGTATAAGACTTG ATAAATTCCTTCCCCGTATTATGGAGTTAGCTACTCAGGGTGGGGAACGGAAAGCAAAAATATCAGCATGCGAGCTTCTGCATTCAATCACCATTTATATCATTGGTAGAAACGCTCAAATCAGTAATGTGGAACGAAGCACTCACTCTATGGCGTCCTTGTATAAAAAACTTGTCCCTGTCTTACTGCAGCTTGCATGTGATGTAGACCAG gtTTGCAAACAGTTATTTGATCCACTAATCAAACAAATGATTCACTGGTTCACCAACAACAAGAAATTTGAAAGCAAAGACACAGCAATTTTGTTGAACTCTATAATG GAAGGGCTTGTGGATGAAGAAAACGCAACACTTCGCGAACTTTGTGCTGATTCTGTTCGGGAGTTTCTTGTTTGGTCAATCAAACAAAATCCGAGCGCCGAAAAGCAAGTTCGGAATAACGCAAAGTCCCTTTTCAAGCGTCTGCACAGCTTAGCTCTTCACCCAACCCCAATGAAACGATTGGGAGCTGCATTGGCATTCAATCATATTTATCGTGTTTTTAG AGAGCAGAACACATTGGTTGATGAATTTATTTTCGAAACGCTCGTGACGTTTATAAACAGCTTATCGTTGTCACATGTTGATGAAATGTTCATCGGGACTCAAAAAGTTTGTAAGCAG GCATTAGAACACATAGAACGCATCATTTCAGTCAAATCATCCATGTTATGCAAACCGTCCGATATCAGAAGAACTCCAAGATGTTTTACAAACACCACGTCCATCACACTTAGTTGGATCGTTGAATGGTTGTTTGACCAATGCGGGAGACCACAGACTG AGTGTCGACACATGTGCATGCATTTATTCCATGAGTTTATTAAGTTGCTGCCAACTGAGGAAAGATCGGCAACTTCCTGGGTGAAACGTAAACTCACTAAATATGGGGCTGGGAATCTGGTAAAAAG ATTTGAATGGGGTTTGGTAAACATGCAgccagttttaaacaaagaaaaattgacaattaaaattctttgtgGTTGGTTTGATCATGTTATTGCTGCAATTGAAGTTTATTCTTGGCTTTTCCAACAAAAGATTCTTTCTCCTTCTATAGTGTGGAGTGGTG AGGCAAACACATCATGTTTGTTCAAATATCTTACATACTTCATGGTGAATATATCTGCAAAAAGTGCTGAACAATTGACTTCATTTTCTGCTGATTCAAAAG GTCTAACCCCCAAGGAAATATCTTCTTTCAACGATTTAAAGTTCACAGTTGTCATCAGAATCATGGAATTCTTCAGTGCTTTACTTAAAAACTATAACCAGGAAGCTATCAAg GTTGTCCCTAAATCAATGTGGGAACAGGAATATTACATTGGGTTGCTTACTTACGCTGTAGTGAGTCCATATGTGCTTGGTTTTACTTCCACCAAGGAGACAGATCTTGAAAATCTTCAAGCCCTAAACACTTCAGCATTGCAAGCAGCATTGACTCATTTGcctcaaaataaaaacaacttactgGTTGCGAGCATAGCTGAACGATTAGCCGGCATTGG TTCTCTGTTCGAGTCGCTACCCTTTCCATTTGGAAGCACCGCATCTCATACAAATAATGCAATCCATCTCATCACTGGCCACCAAACACTAAACTCTTGCGAAATACTTCTAAGAATTTTTCAGGAATTTCCAAACAAG ATCCCAGGTGCTAATAATGTTACCAGTGCATCTGAAGCATTAATCGCATCAGTGTTTGATTCCGTGGTTAAACTAGATGACAGTGAGGAGGCGCTCACACAAAATGAAGTGACACCTCATAATATTCAACTTGgcaacaaaattttacaactCTCATTGCACATGGCAGAAGCAGCAAAAA AAAAGCTGGTGAATTGCATTTTCAGCAATAAACAAGTTGCAACGCTTAATTTTGACGTTGAATCACACAGAAGCAAAggaattttatttctttcaaCTTATTCACTTGCT ATCTACAAGGAACTTTGCCAACACCCTGCTCTCTATATACCTCTTATTACCAACCATACCTGTAAAGCTGATGCAAGCACTTGTAACTTTATCTTGACGGGTGTTCTTGATTATCTAGCCACAAACAG acATGCTCGCAAACAACACGCTGCCTCAGTTTGCGATTTAATTTTATGCCAATTTGATAAAAACCTGAAACCATGGATAAACACAGATGAAGATACGGACAATCTTAACAACTTGCTTACATTACTAAGGAAGATAATAATGTTGGACTCATCA GTTTGCACGAAACCAAACCACCCTTGCCACTCAACTGTGTTTACAATTTACACTTCAACAATTTCATCGAATAAATTGGATCTCAGTTTTAAGAACCAGGTTTgtattgtttgtgttttcgtATTTACAACAAACCAACTtcagaagttataa
- the LOC100181401 gene encoding WD repeat domain phosphoinositide-interacting protein 4 has translation MPFVVRHLHFNQDKSCFTCSMDDGFRVYNVEPLAEKCRIDADKVGSCSQAVMFYRSNLVAVVGGGLRPKFPQNVVRIWDDKFKKFVIEYCFNSNVLNVHLFRDKLIVALSRMVYVFSFPNKSEKLAEIETRPNPLGLCQVSPASDKQLMAIPGHKVGGLQLIDVTTVDKTGSSCPITINAHQTDVACIALNHQGTIVATASEKGTLIRLFDTMSRQKLVELRRGSDQAVLHCINFSKDSSYLCASSDKGTVHIFALKDTALNRRSAFAKAGKVGPFQQYTNSQWSFSNFTVPAECACMCAFGRGNSVIAICIDGTYHKYVFTADGTCSRQAYDVYLEIGDEVDF, from the coding sequence ATGCCTTTTGTTGTAAGGCATCTTCACTTTAACCAGGACAAAAGTTGCTTCACATGTTCTATGGATGATGGGTTTCGTGTCTACAATGTTGAACCTTTAGCGGAGAAATGTCGTATAGATGCAGACAAAGTTGGGAGCTGCTCCCAAGCTGTTATGTTTTACAGGAGCAACTTGGTTGCTGTTGTGGGGGGTGGATTGCGACCAAAGTTCCCACAGAATGTTGTTCGAATCTGGGACgacaagtttaaaaagtttgtgatCGAATATTGCTTCAACAGCAATGTCCTTAATGTTCATCTCTTCAGAGACAAACTGATTGTTGCACTATCACGCATGGTGTATGTTTTCAGTTTTCCAAATAAATCTGAAAAACTTGCTGAGATCGAAACGCGACCTAATCCTTTAGGACTCTGCCAGGTTAGCCCTGCATCTGACAAGCAACTGATGGCAATTCCAGGCCATAAGGTTGGAGGGTTACAGCTCATTGATGTAACTACTGTGGATAAGACAGGGTCCAGTTGCCCTATAACTATCAATGCTCATCAAACAGATGTGGCATGTATCGCATTGAACCACCAAGGTACTATAGTGGCCACTGCATCTGAAAAAGGGACTTTAATCAGATTATTTGACACAATGTCTCGGCAGAAGTTAGTTGAACTAAGGCGTGGTTCAGACCAGGCAGTCCTGCACTGCATAAACTTCAGCAAAGATTCCTCATATCTTTGTGCCTCAAGTGACAAGGGTACCGTCCACATATTTGCGTTAAAAGACACCGCCTTGAACCGAAGGTCCGCTTTTGCTAAAGCAGGGAAAGTAGGGCCTTTCCAGCAATACACAAACTCCCAGTGGAGCTTCAGTAACTTTACAGTGCCTGCTGAATGTGCGTGTATGTGTGCATTTGGGCGTGGTAACTCAGTCATTGCAATTTGCATTGATGGAACATaccataaatatgtttttactgcCGACGGCACATGCTCAAGACAAGCATATGATGTCTATTTAGAAATAGGTGATGAAGTTgacttttaa
- the LOC100186075 gene encoding exosome component 10 isoform X2 encodes MSVPAVKNEKNGKLGKNIKKPQLMFKDAVDNTHARFIPKISNKPNALKPLPKELVLLNSQDNISKNESNSLAISNLIHSEAVYDHPYQYELENFKPLSSQLEKPTPIKSGPVDTDSCIFVDGVNGLNMLIRELKQESEIAVDLEAHSFRSYQGITCLMQLSTRKTDYIVDTLALRANLNILNQVFTNPKIVKVFHGADQDIKWLQRDFGVYVVNLFDTGQAARELKLGCSLEYLLKHYCKVESDKKFQKADWRERPLSKDMLKYAQKDTHYLLYIYDMMKLDLLEKAGDAKLMRKVIGNSRDICLLKYEKLIIDDTSHRKLLRKGAGKIEDWEPQELEALRLIYMWRDKLARQMDESCGYVLPNKLLVQIAKTMPQTEQDLRLQGVRQQYVQTIHQLIVEAGNKVFKSEPSSEPLHDSSNLGTTNDSKDPSTNKNFEIYLIIPILVAFAIYFFF; translated from the exons ATGAG TGTCCCTGCtgtgaaaaatgaaaaaaatggaaaacttggaaaaaatataaagaaaccacaattaatgtttaaagATGCTGTAGATAACACTCATGCACGATTTATACCAAAGATATCAAACAAACCTAATGCATTAAAACCATTGCCAAAAGAACTGGTTCTTCTTAATTCACAAG ACAACATAAGTAAAAATGAAAGCAATTCACTGGCTATATCCAACCTTATACACTCCGAAGCAGTATACGACCATCCATATCAATATGAACTTGAAAATTTTAAGCCTTTATCCTCACAATTGGAAAAACCGACCCCCATCAA ATCAGGCCCAGTAGATACGGATTCATGTATATTTGTTGATGGGGTAAATGGACTAAATATGTTAATAAGGGAGCTGAAGCAAGAATCAGAGATAGCTGTTGATTTGGAAGCTCATTCATTCCGTTCCTATCAAGGAATAACTTGCCTAATGCAG TTGTCCACACGAAAAACAGATTACATTGTTGACACTCTTGCATTGAGGgcgaatttaaatattttaaaccaagttttCACAAATCCAAAAATCGTGAAAGTTTTTCATGGAGCAGATCAAGATATTAAATGGTTACAACGAGACTTTGGGGTTTATGTTGTAAATCTGTTTGACACAG GTCAAGCAGCGAGAGAATTAAAACTTGGATGTTCTCTCGAATACCTTCTGAAACATTATTGTAAAGTGGAATCGGACAAAAAGTTCCAGAAAGCTGATTGGAGGGAAAGACCTTTATCCAAAGACATGCTTAAATATGCACAG AAAGACACTCATtacttgttatatatatacgacATGATGAAATTGGATCTTTTGGAAAAAGCTGGGGACGCCAAGTTAATGCGTAAAGTAATTGGTAATAGCCGTGATATCTGTTTATTGAAATATGAAAAACTCATCATTGATGACACCTCGCATCGTAAACTGCTGAGAAAAGGAGCGGGTAAAATAGAAGATTGGGAACCGCAGGAATTAGAAGCGCTAAGGTTGATATACATGTGGAGGGATAAGCTGGCAAGGCAGATGGATGAGAGTTGCGGATATGTATTGCCTAACAAGCTGCTGGTGCAAATAGCGAAGACAATGCCACAGACAGAACAGGATCTTCGACTACAAGGTGTTCGGCAACAATATGTGCAGACTATCCATCAACTTATTGTTGAAGCAGGAAATAAAGTGTTCAAGTCAG aacCAAGCAGTGAACCTCTGCATGACAGCTCAAATTTGGGAACTACAAATGACAGCAAAGACCcttcaacaaacaaaaactttgaaatCTACTTGATTATCCCTATTCTTGTTGCTTTTGccatttacttttttttttag
- the LOC100186075 gene encoding exosome component 10 isoform X1 has product MSVPAVKNEKNGKLGKNIKKPQLMFKDAVDNTHARFIPKISNKPNALKPLPKELVLLNSQDNISKNESNSLAISNLIHSEAVYDHPYQYELENFKPLSSQLEKPTPIKSGPVDTDSCIFVDGVNGLNMLIRELKQESEIAVDLEAHSFRSYQGITCLMQLSTRKTDYIVDTLALRANLNILNQVFTNPKIVKVFHGADQDIKWLQRDFGVYVVNLFDTGQAARVLELGLSREYLLKHYCKVESDKKYQKADWRERPLSKDMLKYAQEDTHYLLYIYDMMKLDLLEKAGGVGLMHKVIGNSRDICLLKYEKLIIDDTSHLKLLRKGAGKIEDWEPQELEALRLIYMWRDELARQKDESCGYIMPNKMLVQIAKTLPQTVQDVRLQGVWQQYVPTIHQLIVEARNKVFKSEPSSEPLHDSSNLGTTNDSKDPSTNKNFEIYLIIPILVAFAIYFFF; this is encoded by the exons ATGAG TGTCCCTGCtgtgaaaaatgaaaaaaatggaaaacttggaaaaaatataaagaaaccacaattaatgtttaaagATGCTGTAGATAACACTCATGCACGATTTATACCAAAGATATCAAACAAACCTAATGCATTAAAACCATTGCCAAAAGAACTGGTTCTTCTTAATTCACAAG ACAACATAAGTAAAAATGAAAGCAATTCACTGGCTATATCCAACCTTATACACTCCGAAGCAGTATACGACCATCCATATCAATATGAACTTGAAAATTTTAAGCCTTTATCCTCACAATTGGAAAAACCGACCCCCATCAA ATCAGGCCCAGTAGATACGGATTCATGTATATTTGTTGATGGGGTAAATGGACTAAATATGTTAATAAGGGAGCTGAAGCAAGAATCAGAGATAGCTGTTGATTTGGAAGCTCATTCATTCCGTTCCTATCAAGGAATAACTTGCCTAATGCAG TTGTCCACACGAAAAACAGATTACATTGTTGACACTCTTGCATTGAGGgcgaatttaaatattttaaaccaagttttCACAAATCCAAAAATCGTGAAAGTTTTTCATGGAGCAGATCAAGATATTAAATGGTTACAACGAGACTTTGGGGTTTATGTTGTAAATCTGTTTGACACAG GTCAAGCAGCGAGAGTATTAGAACTTGGATTATCTCGCGAATACCTTCTGAAACATTATTGTAAAGTGGAATCGGACAAAAAGTACCAGAAAGCTGATTGGAGGGAAAGACCTTTATCCAAAGACATGCTTAAATATGCACAG gaagacactcattacttgttatatatatacgacATGATGAAATTGGATCTTTTGGAAAAAGCTGGGGGTGTCGGGTTAATGCATAAAGTAATTGGTAATAGCCGTGATATCTGTTTATTGAAATATGAAAAACTCATCATTGATGACACCTCGCATCTTAAACTGCTGAGAAAAGGAGCGGGTAAAATAGAAGATTGGGAACCGCAGGAATTAGAAGCGTTAAGGTTGATATACATGTGGAGGGATGAGCTGGCAAGGCAGAAGGATGAGAGTTGCGGATATATAATGCCTAACAAGATGCTGGTGCAAATAGCGAAGACATTGCCACAGACAGTACAGGATGTTCGACTACAAGGTGTTTGGCAACAATATGTGCCGACTATCCATCAACTTATTGTTGAAGCACGAAATAAAGTGTTCAAGTCAG aacCAAGCAGTGAACCTCTGCATGACAGCTCAAATTTGGGAACTACAAATGACAGCAAAGACCcttcaacaaacaaaaactttgaaatCTACTTGATTATCCCTATTCTTGTTGCTTTTGccatttacttttttttttag
- the LOC100186075 gene encoding exosome component 10 isoform X3: MRSGPVDTDSCIFVDGVNGLNMLIRELKQESEIAVDLEAHSFRSYQGITCLMQLSTRKTDYIVDTLALRANLNILNQVFTNPKIVKVFHGADQDIKWLQRDFGVYVVNLFDTGQAARVLELGLSREYLLKHYCKVESDKKYQKADWRERPLSKDMLKYAQEDTHYLLYIYDMMKLDLLEKAGGVGLMHKVIGNSRDICLLKYEKLIIDDTSHLKLLRKGAGKIEDWEPQELEALRLIYMWRDELARQKDESCGYIMPNKMLVQIAKTLPQTVQDVRLQGVWQQYVPTIHQLIVEARNKVFKSEPSSEPLHDSSNLGTTNDSKDPSTNKNFEIYLIIPILVAFAIYFFF, encoded by the exons ATGAG ATCAGGCCCAGTAGATACGGATTCATGTATATTTGTTGATGGGGTAAATGGACTAAATATGTTAATAAGGGAGCTGAAGCAAGAATCAGAGATAGCTGTTGATTTGGAAGCTCATTCATTCCGTTCCTATCAAGGAATAACTTGCCTAATGCAG TTGTCCACACGAAAAACAGATTACATTGTTGACACTCTTGCATTGAGGgcgaatttaaatattttaaaccaagttttCACAAATCCAAAAATCGTGAAAGTTTTTCATGGAGCAGATCAAGATATTAAATGGTTACAACGAGACTTTGGGGTTTATGTTGTAAATCTGTTTGACACAG GTCAAGCAGCGAGAGTATTAGAACTTGGATTATCTCGCGAATACCTTCTGAAACATTATTGTAAAGTGGAATCGGACAAAAAGTACCAGAAAGCTGATTGGAGGGAAAGACCTTTATCCAAAGACATGCTTAAATATGCACAG gaagacactcattacttgttatatatatacgacATGATGAAATTGGATCTTTTGGAAAAAGCTGGGGGTGTCGGGTTAATGCATAAAGTAATTGGTAATAGCCGTGATATCTGTTTATTGAAATATGAAAAACTCATCATTGATGACACCTCGCATCTTAAACTGCTGAGAAAAGGAGCGGGTAAAATAGAAGATTGGGAACCGCAGGAATTAGAAGCGTTAAGGTTGATATACATGTGGAGGGATGAGCTGGCAAGGCAGAAGGATGAGAGTTGCGGATATATAATGCCTAACAAGATGCTGGTGCAAATAGCGAAGACATTGCCACAGACAGTACAGGATGTTCGACTACAAGGTGTTTGGCAACAATATGTGCCGACTATCCATCAACTTATTGTTGAAGCACGAAATAAAGTGTTCAAGTCAG aacCAAGCAGTGAACCTCTGCATGACAGCTCAAATTTGGGAACTACAAATGACAGCAAAGACCcttcaacaaacaaaaactttgaaatCTACTTGATTATCCCTATTCTTGTTGCTTTTGccatttacttttttttttag